Below is a genomic region from Schistocerca americana isolate TAMUIC-IGC-003095 chromosome 1, iqSchAmer2.1, whole genome shotgun sequence.
GAgcagtccgcaggtcgtggtctcgcagttgcgttctcgcttcccgagcacggtatcccgggttcgattcccggcgggatcagggattttcacctgcctcgagatgagtagGTGTttatgttgccctcatcatttcatcatcattcatgaaagtggcgagtttggactgaccaaaggttgagaatttgtaagggcgctgataaccacgcagttaagcgccccacaaaccaaacatcatcatcatcatcatcatgaccacCAGAGCACTGCAGGGCGACCTCAGAAGTGGCATTGGGGCCGCTGTACCCTGTGTAATGAACAGGCTACGAGAAAGGACTGTGCGACCCAGATGTCCCATTAGAATACCCCACTTGACACATCTTGCAGTtcgccttcagttctgccattCCCAAGTCAcctggcaacttcgtcactggaAAGAAGGATTTTTCACAGACGAGTCCACATATCCTCTAAAGGAGGGTGATGCCCGTGTTCAGTTGTGGAGACTCGTGGTGAGCGCTAGCCgtcaaatgttgtccaggaaatcgacagatttccaaggttcATATGACGCTGTGGGGAGGCTTCAGTTTTGACAGCCATACAGAGCTTGCCGTTGTCCGTAGTCGCCTTACACCCAGGCAGTACAgcgaacagatcctgttggactATATGGTGGCTCTTGCATACAGTGGTAGCTGTGAATTCGTTCTAATGCCAGGTCCTATGTGGTGACGTCAGCAGGGATGTCTGGCGAACCCTGGAGGTTGAAGTACTGGAATGGCTGGCGCTGAGTTTCAACCTAAATCCCATCGTGCGTATGTGAGACATGCTTAAAAGTCGTTTTCGTGGTCATTGTCTTCCACTACATACtgtccaagaactctcatggactctcattgaagaatgggaacagATACCTCAGTCCATAGACTTATAAGGAGCACGCCACATAgcagtgataaacgctcacggagGGTATACACGTTATTGAAGCTCTCACAGTGCAATGAAAAGCACCCAACTTTGTTTTCGACGCCTTTCCTACATTTCAGGTTTTTATCTGAACAATAAGAGGATGTAACGattttttctgtaattaatttgtcATAGGTAAAggttctttatagacgaatggaaaaactggtagatgccgacctcggggaagatcagtttggattccgtagaaatgttggaacacgtaaagcaatactgacgctacgacttatcttagaaaatagattaaggaaaggcacacccacgtttatagcatttgtagacgtagagaaagctttcgacaatgttgactggaatactctctttcaaattctgaaggtggtaggggtaaaatacagggagcgaaaggctatttacaatttgtacagaaaccagatggcagttataagagtcgaggggcaccaaagggaagcagtggctgggaagggagtgagacagggctgtagcctctccccgatgttattcaatctgtatattgagagggagtgagacagggctgtagcctctccccgatgttattcaatctgtatattgagcaagcaataaagaaaacaaaagaaaagtttggagtaggaattaaaatccatggagaagaaataaaaactttgaggttcgccgatgacagtgtaattctgtcacaaacaccaaaggacgtggaagaacagctgaacggaaagaacagtgtcttgaaaggaggatataagatgaacatcaacaaaagcaaaacgagggtaatggaatgtattcgaatgaaatcgggtgatgctgagggtattagatggggaaatgagacgcttaaagtagtaaatgagttttgctatttggggagcaaaatgtaagctggcaatggcaaggaaggcgtttctgaagacgagaaatttgttaacatcgagtgtagatttaagtgtcaggaagtcgtttctgaagtatttgtatggagtgtagccatgtatggaagtgaaatatggacgataaatagtttggacaagaagagaatagaaggtttcgaaatgtggtgctacagaagaatgctgaatattagatgggtagatcacataactaatgaggaggtagagtagcatggagaactgcatcaaaccagtctctggactggaccacaacaacaacaacgggtaaAGGTATAATTTGATAACATacccagtcctcaattattgctaAGTGGAGTACAGCAGACGCCCAAAGTCAAGTTCTCTAATACTTTTGAGCAGTGTATCTTTTTCCACTTAGAGATACTCATTCTTATGATTTTCTTGCTGAAAATCACTCCATCAGTTTACTGCGGTGGGTAGTACGCAGTACACCTAGTTAATAGAGCGTATTAGTGTAGTGAAATATCGTCGTCCCACGGCCTGCGAATACGTAAGGATTCGTAGTGTCGTTGGTAAACCcgacagggtagccgagagcgccaacgcgctgcttcctggactcgggtaggcgcgctggcctcggatcgaatccgcctggcggattaacgacgacggccggtgtggcggtcagcctggatgtgatttttaggcggttttccacattctactaggtgaataccggactggtctccacgtcccgcctcagttacacgactcgcagacatttgaagcaCATTcaaactatttcacgatttacactagaccaCTAGACGCCGACAGCTGGGGTCCACTCATTCGGTCCCAGGTGGgggaggtggcggcaggaagggcatccagccaccccaaAAAATTAACCGTGCCAAACCCGtacttaaccatgccgaccctgcacaCAATGCGGGATataggcagtagcaaaagaagaaagcacaagaaagtagtgtcattggttgttgttgttgtggtcctcactcctgagactggtttcatgcagctctccatgctactctatcctgtgcaagcttcttcatctcccagtacctactgcaacctacatccttttgaatctgcttagtgtattcatctcttggtctccctctacgactgttaccctccacgctgccctccagtactaaattggtgatcccttgatgcctcagaacatgccctaccaactgatcccttcttctagtcaagttgtgccacaaacctctcctcaatcctgttcaatacctcttcattagttatgtcatctacccatctaatcttcagcattcttctgtagcaccacatttcgaaaccttctattctcttcttgtccaaactatttatcgtccatatttcacttccatacatggctacactccatacaatactttcagaaatgacttcctgacacttaaatctatattcgatgttaacaaatttttcttcttcagaaacgctttccttgccattgccagtctacattttatatcctctctacttcgactatcatcagttattttgctccccaaatagcaaaactcctttactgctttcagcaaacctcaaagtttttatttcttctccatggattttaatacctactccgaatttttcttttgtttccttcactgcttgctcaatataaagattgaataacatcggggaagggctacaaccctgtctcactcccttcccagccactgcttccctttcatgtccctcgactcttataactgccatcttgtatctgtacaaattgtaaatagcctttcgctccctgtattttacccctgccacctttagaatttgaaagagagtattccagtcaacattgtcaaaagctttctctaagtctacaaatgctagaaacgtaggtttgcctttccttaatatagcttctaagataagtcgttgggtcagtattgcatctcgtattccaatatttctacggaatccaaactgatcttccccgaggtcggcttctactagtttttccattcgtctgtaaagaattcccgttagtattttgcagctgtggcttattaaacgcattgttcggtaattttcacatctgtcaacacgtgctttctttgggattggaattattatattgttcttgaagtctgagggtatttcgcctgtctcatacatcttgctcaccagatggtagagttttgtcaggactggctctcccaaggccgtcagtagttctaatggaatgttgtctactccctgggccttgtttcgactcagatctttcagtgctccgtcaaactcatcacgcagtatcatatctcccatttcatcttcatctacatcgtcttccatttccacaatattgtcctcaagtacatcgcccttgtatagaccctctatatattggTAAGCGTCAGCAAATGTTTTGTCTCTAAGAGAAGTTGTTCCTATGATGTGATCTACCATCGTAGACGTTTGGTGCAAAgactttgtaacaccctgtacatgcagtGTTATAGCTGATTGTAGTGGAGATTGTGTTTGGTTGCAGATAGCTCTGAGGGCGGCGATGCTGGAACACGAGAACGCGGTGCTTCGTGCGCAGTTGGTGACCCTGCGGGAAGAGGCGCACAGTTTGCGACACCTGTTGCTGCAGCAGCGAGCGCTCCCGGAATCCTGAGCCGCGCTCGTCCGTCCCTGCGCAAGCGGCAGCTCCTGCACATCGTCACGGCTTTGACGCCGAGGGAACATTTGACGGGCAGCGCAGCGAAATCTACCTCGCGTCTGGCTGCTCGTTGCCCTCTACCCGCACTGCAGCGGAAAGCAGTGGATCACTACAGTACCTGCAATCTGTGACCCCGGTGTTGTCCTTGTTCGCCTTGCGGCTGTAAGTCCCGAAAGTGTCTGGCGTTTAGCGTACGGCGCACAACTGACAGCCGAACATTGCCAAGAACAGCGTTATTACTGACAATCCTCATTCCTACGAATAATTTTTGTCGTTGCCTCTCTTTTATCTGTGATTGCGACACACACATCTAGTCTTTGGACTCTGTAGTAGCATTTTTGACGAGATTACAAGTTACACTTTGTCAGTTCATTATACGCTCGAGCATACTATAAGCTCTCTTGTCTTGATGTAAAAACAGAACTGCTCTTTGGAACAAAGCTCGCTGGCAATTGAGAAGAGATCTGGTGTTTCATTTATCTTGCCACGCCCACAATTTGAATGATTTCGTAACCTCTTAGCACAATTTACGATGCATTAGAACTTCACACTAAAAAACGATATTTTACACTGTTAAGAGTTGCAAGTTATGATAGCATGATGGTCGAGACAGATATAGATTTTTGGTCTGGTATTCCAGTGTTTTCAGTAACGCGTAATAGTGATTCTGTGATGGAATACAGTATGAGTGTGCTACAGAAATATGGAAATAAAATGGATGTATCTGTTGGCACATGCCATACATTCACCGTTAAATGCCAGGAGTTATATTTATTATCTATCATAAACTTGGCAAGATGGCAGTCGAGTGATCAGGGCTAGTTCTGCGCTAGTGAAAAGATTAAGTTTCAAATCGTATTTTATTCGCTATTTTATCTGTTTTACATTTAGGTAAATTCTTTATTATACATAATAGTTAGCATATTGAATATTTACTTGTGCTATTTTTATGAAGTATACGCTTACATCCACTCAAATAACATCATTGGACATGGTGGATATTTATGGACGTTATAGACTTCCTTCTACATCATAAGTAATATACGTCTGACGTTCTTAGATGTGACTTTTATGTAGATGATCCATAAGACGCCAGTTCTTAACTGTATCTGCAAGTGTGGGTATACAAACAACAGATTAAAGCAACATGTATTATAATTTCCTACACAGACAGTAGCACTTTCTTTTTTGATAATTACTTTCCagttcaagcaaaaaaaaaaaaaaaaaattaaacgcacAGCAGATCATACTATCGCATGTTTCACATTCTGTTTTCTTGTTAGCTATATTATTGTTGAAGTACTGAATATTTTGTACTGTGACATGTATATATGGATACTACGTTCTTTCTAAAAACCTTACAATTGTTTTCTACAGTATTATcgtaaaataaattacatatgACGAACAtatgtttattttcatttatctCACGACATGATCCTAATACACAGGATGTAATGGGTGTAAATGCAGAtgtttttatgtgtgtatgaaatcttatgggacctaactgctaaggtcatcagtccctaagcttactcactacttaacctaaattatcctacggacaaacacacacactcatgcccgagggaggactcgaacctccgccgggaccagcggcacagtccatgactgcagcgcctgagacctcttggctaatcccgcgcggctaaaatgttcaaatgtgtgtgaaatcttaagggacttaactgctaaggtcatcagtccctaa
It encodes:
- the LOC124620147 gene encoding LOW QUALITY PROTEIN: uncharacterized protein LOC124620147 (The sequence of the model RefSeq protein was modified relative to this genomic sequence to represent the inferred CDS: deleted 2 bases in 1 codon); amino-acid sequence: MHCVKARSRVKGNEVDTLGDKPWPALLPRSLGPAVGGVGVGVAVGVGGTPRRPRSEKRPIPDDQKDEKYFERRKRNNQAAKKSRDARKVREDQIALRAAMLEHENAVLRAQLVTLREEAHSLRHLLAAASAPGILSRARPSLRKRQLLHIVTALTPREHLTGSAAKSTSRLAARCPLPALQRKAVDHYSTCNL